In Marinobacter sp. LQ44, the following are encoded in one genomic region:
- a CDS encoding nitrate reductase — MKNRRTTPGSTATTCPYCGVGCGVLAKPDAVQGDVGHPANKGRLCVKGSALHETVTGHDRLLAPRVAGHNVEWSEAIDRVAEAIRVSVRDHGPESVAFYLSGQLLTEDYYIANKLAKGFIGTPHVDTNSRLCMSSAVAAHKRAFGEDCVPGCYEDLELADLLVLAGSNAAWTHPVLYQRIKASHRPGRKVVAIDPRQTATTEMADLHLQLRPGTDTLLFNGLLVWLHEHGALATQYLEQHCNGFEETLSVARACAPSIMAVARGCDLRAADVERFYRWFAETDRTVTAFSQGINQSVAGTDKANAIINCHLATGRVGRPGAGPLSLTGQPNAMGGREVGGLANTLAAHMDYDTPGAVQRVADFWHSEKLAAGPGYKAVDLFEAVHRGDIRVLWVMGTNPAVSLPDNARVREALARCETLIVSDCVAQTDTTAFADILLPAAGWGEKDGTVTNSERCISRQRRFLPLPDGVRPDWQIIRDIAQALGYGHAFGYQEPADIFREHAALSGYGNGGERVFDISALATLSSTEYDQLQPVQWPLTGGNPGAWLQTRRLFSDGRFPTPDGRARLVPVSNLPPGQKPDARYPLIVNTGRIRDQWHTMTRTALAPRLFAHRSEPFIEVHPKDIATLGLIEGALATLTGPARKGFTGRVRASQAQRPGEVFVPIHWNRQFASSALASDLIAPVVDPISGQPEAKCGVATLRPLITRWQARLMLPAAGDTALNAASLDYWSHQAMPHSRSWWLAGRRAMDWREWARQVFAREPELVMQDGARRRFRAAWLTGNRLDGVLLVEPCVQSMPDLGWLDDCFGSENLTPEQRRSLLAAGSVDAEPTGPLVCSCFQVGERQINQAIEEGAASVEALGQRLQCGSNCGSCIPEIRGLLAKSVDREPA, encoded by the coding sequence ATGAAAAACCGCCGAACCACTCCCGGAAGTACCGCCACCACCTGCCCTTATTGCGGTGTGGGCTGTGGTGTTCTGGCGAAACCTGACGCCGTTCAGGGCGATGTAGGGCACCCGGCCAATAAGGGCCGGCTTTGTGTCAAAGGCTCGGCGTTGCATGAGACCGTGACCGGACACGACCGGTTGCTGGCCCCTCGTGTGGCAGGGCACAACGTTGAGTGGTCGGAGGCCATTGACCGGGTAGCTGAGGCCATCCGTGTGTCGGTCAGAGACCATGGCCCGGAGTCTGTGGCTTTTTACCTGTCTGGGCAGCTGCTCACAGAGGACTATTACATCGCCAACAAGCTGGCCAAGGGCTTTATTGGCACCCCGCACGTGGATACCAATTCCCGGTTGTGCATGTCGTCTGCCGTGGCAGCCCACAAGAGGGCGTTTGGTGAGGACTGCGTGCCCGGCTGCTATGAGGACCTCGAGCTGGCGGACTTGCTGGTGCTGGCGGGCAGTAATGCCGCCTGGACGCATCCGGTGCTTTACCAGCGGATAAAAGCGTCCCACCGGCCCGGGCGCAAAGTGGTAGCCATTGACCCAAGGCAAACCGCAACCACAGAGATGGCTGACCTGCACCTGCAACTGCGGCCGGGCACCGACACCCTGCTGTTCAATGGCTTGCTGGTTTGGCTGCATGAACACGGAGCCCTGGCCACACAGTACCTGGAACAGCATTGCAACGGATTCGAGGAAACTCTGAGTGTGGCCCGCGCCTGTGCGCCCTCGATAATGGCGGTCGCCCGCGGATGTGACCTTCGGGCTGCGGATGTGGAACGCTTCTATCGGTGGTTTGCCGAGACCGATCGAACAGTCACCGCCTTTTCCCAGGGCATCAATCAGTCGGTGGCTGGCACCGACAAAGCCAACGCTATTATCAACTGCCACCTGGCCACGGGGCGTGTTGGCCGGCCCGGCGCCGGTCCGCTTTCGCTCACCGGTCAACCCAATGCCATGGGTGGGCGGGAAGTGGGCGGTCTGGCCAACACCCTGGCGGCCCATATGGATTACGACACGCCCGGCGCGGTGCAACGGGTTGCCGACTTCTGGCACAGTGAGAAACTGGCAGCGGGACCGGGCTATAAGGCGGTGGATCTGTTTGAAGCCGTTCATCGGGGTGACATCCGGGTGCTCTGGGTGATGGGCACCAATCCTGCGGTCAGCCTGCCCGACAACGCCCGGGTCAGGGAGGCCCTGGCGCGATGCGAGACGCTTATAGTGTCAGACTGCGTGGCCCAGACCGATACCACGGCGTTTGCCGATATCCTGTTGCCTGCTGCCGGTTGGGGCGAGAAGGACGGTACCGTGACCAACTCGGAACGGTGCATTTCACGCCAGCGCCGTTTTTTACCTTTACCGGACGGTGTCCGCCCGGATTGGCAGATCATCCGGGATATCGCCCAGGCGCTGGGTTATGGTCATGCCTTCGGTTATCAGGAACCAGCGGATATTTTCAGGGAACACGCGGCACTGTCCGGCTACGGCAACGGCGGCGAGAGAGTGTTTGATATCTCTGCCCTGGCCACGCTGAGCTCCACGGAATATGACCAGCTTCAACCCGTGCAATGGCCTCTTACCGGAGGCAACCCCGGCGCCTGGTTGCAGACCCGCCGGCTGTTCTCCGATGGCCGGTTTCCCACGCCCGATGGCCGCGCCCGCCTGGTGCCGGTTTCGAACCTGCCGCCCGGACAGAAGCCGGACGCCCGGTATCCCCTGATTGTGAATACCGGCCGCATACGGGACCAGTGGCACACGATGACTCGCACGGCACTGGCGCCCAGACTGTTTGCCCATCGTAGTGAGCCTTTTATCGAGGTTCACCCGAAGGACATCGCTACTCTGGGTTTGATTGAAGGCGCGCTGGCGACCCTGACAGGGCCAGCCCGAAAGGGATTTACCGGCCGGGTCCGGGCCAGCCAGGCCCAGCGACCCGGAGAGGTATTCGTTCCAATTCACTGGAATCGGCAGTTTGCATCCTCAGCCCTGGCCTCCGACCTGATCGCCCCCGTTGTCGACCCGATTTCGGGGCAGCCGGAAGCGAAATGTGGCGTAGCCACCCTTCGGCCACTCATCACCCGATGGCAAGCCCGGCTGATGCTGCCCGCCGCGGGGGATACCGCATTGAACGCCGCGTCACTGGATTACTGGAGCCACCAGGCAATGCCTCATAGCCGGTCCTGGTGGCTGGCCGGTCGACGGGCAATGGACTGGCGCGAATGGGCCCGGCAGGTTTTCGCCAGGGAACCGGAGCTGGTTATGCAAGATGGTGCCCGGCGCCGCTTTCGTGCAGCCTGGCTCACCGGCAACCGGTTGGATGGCGTATTGCTGGTCGAGCCCTGTGTGCAATCCATGCCGGACCTCGGCTGGTTGGATGACTGTTTTGGCTCTGAAAACCTGACGCCGGAGCAGCGCCGATCCTTGTTGGCTGCAGGTTCAGTTGATGCAGAACCGACCGGACCGCTGGTCTGCAGCTGTTTCCAGGTAGGCGAGCGCCAGATTAACCAGGCAATCGAAGAGGGGGCCGCGAGCGTTGAGGCATTGGGCCAGCGGCTGCAGTGCGGCAGCAACTGTGGGTCTTGCATCCCCGAAATTCGAGGCTTGCTGGCGAAATCGGTGGATCGGGAGCCTGCCTGA
- a CDS encoding ABC transporter permease, giving the protein MSTLSIRIGQSMAARSRNLLARLSPNELLAAGKQTLLPLIGILVFLGFWHLAAPQVQTSLGAFPGPAQVWEQAGQLWQEHANQRERASQFIAMQEQRNARILADNPEAEVRIRSYPGAPTFIDQIGTSLVTVLSGFALATLIAVPLGIVFGLNRYFQAAVNPLIQIFKPVSPLAWLPLVTMVVSATYVSDDPMFQKSFLTSMITVTLCSLWPTLINTSVGVAAVNPDLLNVSKVLKLSFWTHVRKVVLPSSVPMIFTGLRVSLGIAWMVLIAAEMLAQSPGLGKFVWDEFQNGSSQSLSRIMVAVLAIGFIGFLLDRVMLLIQKKVAWNE; this is encoded by the coding sequence ATGAGCACTTTAAGCATAAGAATTGGCCAGTCGATGGCCGCCAGGAGCCGCAACCTGCTCGCCCGGCTGAGCCCGAATGAATTGTTGGCGGCCGGCAAACAGACTTTGCTGCCCTTGATCGGAATTCTGGTGTTTCTGGGATTCTGGCATCTGGCAGCGCCCCAGGTGCAGACGTCCCTTGGTGCTTTCCCAGGGCCAGCTCAGGTCTGGGAGCAGGCGGGGCAACTCTGGCAAGAGCACGCCAACCAGCGGGAACGCGCCAGCCAGTTCATCGCCATGCAGGAGCAGCGTAATGCCAGGATTCTGGCTGACAACCCGGAGGCGGAGGTGCGGATCCGGTCTTATCCCGGCGCACCCACTTTTATCGATCAGATCGGTACCAGCCTGGTCACGGTGTTGTCTGGATTTGCCCTGGCCACGCTGATTGCGGTGCCCCTGGGAATTGTGTTCGGTCTTAACCGGTATTTTCAGGCGGCGGTCAATCCGCTGATCCAGATCTTCAAGCCGGTGTCGCCCCTGGCCTGGCTGCCACTGGTGACCATGGTGGTGTCTGCCACGTACGTGAGTGATGACCCGATGTTCCAGAAGTCGTTTCTGACGTCGATGATCACGGTCACCCTTTGCAGCCTGTGGCCGACGCTGATCAATACCAGCGTTGGCGTGGCCGCGGTGAATCCGGACCTGCTGAATGTGTCGAAGGTGCTGAAGCTGTCGTTCTGGACCCACGTTCGCAAGGTGGTGCTGCCTTCATCGGTACCGATGATTTTTACCGGGTTGCGGGTGTCTCTGGGTATTGCCTGGATGGTGCTGATTGCGGCGGAGATGCTGGCGCAGAGTCCCGGGCTTGGGAAGTTTGTGTGGGATGAGTTTCAGAATGGCAGCAGCCAGTCGTTGAGTCGGATCATGGTGGCGGTGCTGGCCATCGGGTTTATCGGGTTTTTGCTGGATCGGGTGATGTTGTTGATTCAGAAGAAGGTGGCCTGGAATGAGTAG
- the nirB gene encoding nitrite reductase large subunit NirB, whose amino-acid sequence MSKQTLIVIGNGMVGHHFLEQFSQSPAADAYNIVVFGEEKQLAYDRVHLSEYFSGSSHADLAMGTSDWYADQGIDLHLNEPVTGIDRDARMITTPKGEYPYDQLVLATGSYPFVPPIEGNDQEGCFVYRTLDDLDAIQASAHSGKTGVVVGGGLLGLEAANALKSLGLQAHVVEFAPRLMPVQLDDQGGALLRQKIEDLGVQVHTEKATTAIVPGNGARLRMNFADDSHLETDLIVFSAGIRPQDALARACGLEVGERGGIVINNQCTTSDPHIHAIGECALWNNFIFGLVAPGYTMARTLSAALNNDTSAAFTGADMSTKLKLLGVDVGSIGDAHARTPGARNIRFHDEQAGHYRRMVVSQDGKTLLGAILVGDNGPYDTLLQYTINGIELPANPEALILPESEGGAPGLGADALPDTASICSCHNVTKGDICGAIDAGCADLGSVKAETKASTGCGGCAALLKKVVDSELEKRGVEVCTDLCEHFPYTRQELFHLVKVNGIRTFRGLLRQYGKGQGCDICKPTVGSILATCWNEHILATDHVPLQDTNDTFMANMQKNGTYSIVPRIPGGEITPDKLIVLGEVAKQYNLYTKITGGQRVDLFGATLSELPEIWEKLIAAGFETGHAYGKSLRTVKSCVGSTWCRYGVQDSVGMAITLENRYKGLRAPHKVKMAVSGCTRECAEAQSKDFGVIATEKGWNLYVCGNGGMRPRHADLFATDLSDEELIRTIDRVVMFYVRTADRLQRTSVWMENLEGGLEYLKQVVLEDSLGIGEELEQHMAGLVETYQCEWKTAVEDPEKRKRFREFVNAPEQKDPVQQWTSERGQRRPVLEVASS is encoded by the coding sequence ATGAGCAAACAGACCCTGATCGTGATCGGCAACGGCATGGTTGGCCATCACTTTCTGGAACAGTTCAGCCAGTCTCCGGCCGCTGACGCCTACAACATCGTGGTTTTCGGCGAGGAAAAGCAACTGGCCTACGACAGGGTGCACCTGTCGGAGTACTTCAGTGGCTCAAGCCATGCGGACCTGGCCATGGGCACCTCAGACTGGTATGCCGACCAGGGCATTGATCTGCACCTGAATGAGCCGGTGACCGGCATAGATCGGGACGCCCGGATGATCACCACACCCAAGGGCGAGTACCCCTACGATCAGCTGGTGCTGGCCACGGGCTCCTACCCGTTTGTCCCGCCCATTGAGGGCAACGATCAGGAAGGCTGCTTCGTGTACCGCACCCTGGATGACCTGGACGCCATCCAGGCCAGTGCGCACTCCGGAAAAACCGGCGTGGTGGTGGGCGGCGGCCTGCTTGGCCTGGAAGCGGCAAACGCGCTGAAAAGCCTGGGGTTACAGGCTCACGTAGTGGAGTTTGCCCCGAGGCTGATGCCGGTGCAGCTGGACGATCAGGGTGGCGCCCTGTTGCGCCAGAAGATTGAAGATCTGGGAGTGCAGGTGCATACCGAAAAAGCCACCACCGCCATTGTGCCGGGCAACGGCGCGCGGTTGCGGATGAATTTCGCGGATGACAGCCACCTGGAAACCGACCTGATTGTGTTCTCTGCCGGCATCCGCCCGCAGGATGCCCTGGCCCGGGCCTGTGGTCTGGAGGTTGGCGAGCGCGGCGGGATTGTCATCAACAACCAGTGCACCACGTCCGACCCGCACATTCACGCCATTGGCGAATGTGCACTCTGGAATAACTTCATTTTCGGCCTGGTGGCACCGGGTTACACCATGGCCCGAACCCTGTCGGCCGCCCTGAACAACGACACCAGCGCAGCCTTTACCGGTGCCGACATGAGCACCAAGCTCAAGCTGCTGGGGGTGGATGTGGGTTCCATCGGCGACGCTCACGCCCGGACTCCGGGCGCCCGCAACATTCGTTTTCACGATGAGCAGGCCGGCCATTACCGGCGCATGGTGGTGAGCCAGGACGGGAAAACCCTGCTGGGTGCCATTCTGGTGGGCGACAACGGTCCCTACGACACCCTTTTGCAATACACTATCAACGGCATCGAGTTGCCGGCGAACCCGGAAGCGCTGATTCTTCCTGAGAGCGAAGGCGGTGCCCCGGGGCTGGGTGCTGATGCCCTGCCGGACACGGCCTCGATCTGTTCCTGCCACAACGTCACCAAGGGCGATATCTGCGGCGCTATTGACGCAGGTTGCGCCGATCTGGGCAGTGTGAAAGCGGAAACCAAAGCCAGCACCGGCTGCGGTGGCTGCGCGGCGCTGCTCAAGAAGGTGGTGGACAGCGAGCTGGAGAAACGCGGCGTGGAGGTGTGTACGGATTTGTGCGAACACTTCCCCTACACCCGCCAGGAGCTGTTCCATCTGGTCAAGGTGAACGGCATTCGCACCTTCCGGGGCCTGCTCAGGCAATACGGCAAGGGCCAGGGTTGCGACATCTGCAAGCCGACGGTGGGCTCCATTCTGGCCACCTGCTGGAACGAGCATATTCTGGCCACCGACCACGTGCCGCTGCAGGACACCAACGATACCTTCATGGCCAACATGCAGAAGAACGGCACTTACTCGATCGTGCCGCGCATTCCCGGCGGCGAGATCACCCCGGACAAGCTGATTGTGCTGGGCGAGGTGGCCAAGCAATACAACCTGTACACCAAGATCACCGGCGGCCAGCGGGTGGACCTGTTCGGCGCCACCCTGAGTGAGCTGCCGGAGATCTGGGAGAAGTTGATCGCCGCCGGTTTCGAGACCGGGCACGCCTATGGCAAGTCGCTGCGTACGGTGAAGTCCTGCGTGGGCAGCACCTGGTGCCGTTACGGCGTGCAGGACAGCGTGGGCATGGCGATCACTCTGGAGAATCGCTACAAGGGCCTGCGGGCGCCCCACAAGGTGAAGATGGCGGTCTCTGGCTGTACCCGGGAATGCGCGGAGGCCCAGAGCAAGGATTTCGGGGTGATCGCCACCGAGAAGGGCTGGAACCTGTACGTGTGCGGCAATGGCGGTATGCGGCCGCGGCATGCGGATCTCTTTGCCACGGATTTGTCGGATGAGGAGCTGATCCGGACCATTGACCGGGTAGTGATGTTCTATGTGCGGACGGCGGATCGGCTGCAGCGGACGTCGGTCTGGATGGAGAATCTGGAAGGCGGTCTGGAGTATCTGAAGCAGGTGGTGCTGGAGGACAGTCTGGGGATTGGCGAGGAGCTGGAGCAGCACATGGCGGGTCTGGTGGAGACCTATCAGTGTGAGTGGAAGACCGCGGTTGAGGATCCGGAGAAGCGCAAGCGGTTCCGGGAGTTTGTGAATGCGCCGGAGCAGAAGGACCCGGTGCAGCAGTGGACTTCGGAGCGGGGGCAGCGGCGGCCTGTTTTGGAGGTGGCTTCTTCGTAG
- a CDS encoding nitrate regulatory protein: protein MNSKRQTNTAATATAADFLMASRQCEIRNLEYFLQMGRLVQSVGNLVHGLQRERGATNLYLGSGCQRFARERSVILKENDQLAVIFRKALTDIQEDLTTHPVSSPLLGHIASALHSLDQLAEFRQKVVGQEASVVDATDWFCDTIHQLITVVFEAAETVAEPSIAGLLVAMVHVMNGKEYCGQERAAGSAGFSSGHFENALSRRMMHLVEAQERCFEVFVAFASEDSLALWQALRSHPRELEIERLRQKAVSVGPYKSLDREMADRWFNLMTDRMDDLKKIEDSVENAFHHRCVERYTEARHSLAHQETLLASLEQRNASTMPVLVVCDNGVDASTADAWAGDGVGQQSGRSIFDLVQEQTRRLRQMSEELQSAKEALEDRRTQEKAVLLLMEHRNISNDEAHRLLRKLAMDQGKRLPDVARALVSMAGVLG, encoded by the coding sequence ATGAACAGCAAACGCCAGACCAATACGGCCGCGACGGCCACAGCCGCAGACTTTCTGATGGCCTCCCGGCAGTGCGAAATCCGCAACCTGGAGTACTTTCTGCAGATGGGCCGGCTGGTGCAGAGCGTGGGTAACCTGGTGCACGGACTGCAACGGGAGCGGGGAGCTACCAACCTGTATCTGGGGTCCGGTTGCCAGCGTTTCGCCCGGGAGCGTTCGGTTATCCTGAAAGAGAATGACCAACTGGCTGTCATCTTCCGTAAGGCGCTGACCGACATACAGGAAGACCTGACTACCCATCCGGTCAGCAGCCCGCTGCTGGGTCATATTGCCAGTGCCCTTCATAGCCTCGATCAGCTGGCCGAGTTCAGGCAGAAAGTGGTCGGGCAGGAAGCCAGCGTGGTGGATGCTACGGACTGGTTTTGCGACACCATCCATCAGCTGATTACGGTGGTTTTTGAAGCCGCCGAAACCGTTGCTGAACCCTCCATTGCCGGCCTGCTGGTGGCCATGGTGCACGTGATGAATGGTAAGGAATACTGTGGCCAGGAGCGGGCGGCAGGCTCAGCGGGATTCTCCAGTGGCCACTTCGAAAACGCACTGTCACGGCGCATGATGCACCTGGTTGAAGCGCAGGAACGGTGTTTCGAGGTATTTGTTGCCTTTGCCAGCGAAGACAGCCTGGCTCTCTGGCAGGCGCTGCGGTCTCACCCGCGGGAACTGGAAATAGAGCGGTTGCGCCAGAAGGCGGTGTCGGTCGGACCCTATAAATCCCTGGACAGGGAAATGGCCGATCGCTGGTTTAACCTGATGACCGACCGTATGGATGATCTCAAGAAAATCGAAGATTCCGTGGAAAACGCCTTCCACCACCGTTGCGTGGAACGCTACACCGAGGCGCGCCACTCCCTGGCTCACCAGGAAACTCTGCTGGCCTCGCTGGAACAACGGAACGCCTCGACAATGCCGGTATTGGTGGTTTGCGATAATGGTGTAGATGCGAGTACCGCAGATGCCTGGGCCGGCGACGGTGTCGGACAACAGTCAGGCCGGTCTATCTTTGATCTGGTTCAGGAGCAAACCCGCCGCCTGCGCCAGATGTCTGAAGAACTGCAAAGTGCGAAAGAAGCTCTGGAAGACCGGCGCACCCAGGAAAAGGCCGTGTTGCTATTGATGGAGCATCGCAACATCAGCAACGACGAAGCCCACCGATTGCTGCGAAAGCTGGCGATGGATCAGGGCAAGCGATTACCCGATGTGGCCCGGGCCCTGGTCTCCATGGCCGGCGTTCTGGGCTGA
- a CDS encoding ABC transporter ATP-binding protein: MAKSHLELTGVEMAFDTAKGPFIALDNVNLKIQKGEFVSLIGHSGCGKSTVLNIVAGLLQATKGGCVLDGHEVNSPGPERAVVFQNHALMPWLTVYENVELAVRQVFRKSMNRKERRDWITHNLELVNMAHAANKRPGEISGGMAQRVGIARALAMKPSVLLMDEPFGALDALTRAHLQDSLMEIQQELNNTVIMITHDVDEAVLLSDRIIMMTNGPAATVGEDLHIDLPRPRNRVALADDTKYVHYRQEVLSFLYEKQRKLESLSSRRAASASTQGGERTKSEKEKQPASA, translated from the coding sequence ATGGCTAAATCACATTTAGAGTTAACGGGCGTTGAAATGGCCTTTGATACAGCCAAAGGGCCATTTATCGCTCTGGACAACGTGAACCTGAAGATACAGAAAGGGGAGTTTGTTTCGCTTATCGGCCACTCCGGCTGTGGTAAATCGACGGTGCTGAACATTGTCGCCGGGTTGTTGCAGGCCACCAAGGGTGGCTGTGTGCTGGACGGGCATGAGGTGAACTCACCGGGGCCGGAGCGGGCGGTGGTGTTTCAGAATCATGCGCTGATGCCCTGGTTAACGGTGTATGAGAATGTCGAGCTGGCTGTTCGGCAGGTGTTTCGTAAGTCGATGAACCGTAAGGAGCGCCGGGACTGGATTACCCACAACCTGGAGCTGGTGAATATGGCCCATGCCGCCAATAAGCGGCCGGGGGAGATTTCCGGGGGTATGGCACAGCGGGTGGGGATTGCCCGGGCGTTGGCGATGAAGCCGAGCGTGCTGCTGATGGATGAGCCCTTCGGGGCCCTGGATGCGCTGACCCGTGCACATCTTCAGGATTCGCTGATGGAGATTCAGCAGGAGCTGAACAACACGGTGATCATGATTACCCACGATGTGGACGAGGCGGTGCTATTGTCGGATCGCATCATCATGATGACCAACGGGCCGGCGGCGACGGTGGGGGAAGACCTGCACATTGATTTGCCGCGGCCGCGTAATCGGGTGGCGTTGGCGGATGACACCAAATATGTGCATTACCGGCAGGAGGTGCTGTCGTTCCTGTACGAGAAACAGCGAAAGCTGGAATCCCTGAGCAGCCGGCGGGCCGCCAGTGCCTCCACGCAGGGTGGCGAGAGGACAAAGTCGGAAAAGGAGAAACAGCCGGCGTCTGCCTGA
- a CDS encoding CmpA/NrtA family ABC transporter substrate-binding protein: MNTRRHQLRGLLTAALIGLSTLAQASIGPAEKPDLKLGFIKLTDMAPLAVAWEQGYFLDEGLFVELEAQANWKVLLDRVITGELDGAHMLAGQPLGAFIGYGTQANIITAFSMDLNGNAITVSNAVWDTMKPHLDMDGDKPAHPISASALKPAVEQSLSKGERFRMGMVFPVSTHNYELRYWLAAGGLNPGFYAPQRGDTSGTLQADVHLSVTPPPQMPATMEAGTIQGYCVGEPWNQQAVFKGIGVPVITDYEIWPNNPEKVFGVTETWAEKHPNTHLRLLRALIRAAYWLDENDNANRQEAVELLSRSSYVGADKNVIANSMTGTFEYEKGDVREVPDFNVFFRYHATYPYPSDAIWYLTQMRRWGQIPDAKPDDWYMQTAARVYRGDLYAQAAQSLIDDGVMNASDFPDFDAENFERPYQGELIDGVPFTPREPNAYIDRFEIGLKGTETP; this comes from the coding sequence ATGAACACACGCCGTCATCAACTCAGAGGCTTGCTCACCGCCGCGCTGATCGGGCTGAGCACACTGGCCCAGGCGAGCATCGGGCCAGCAGAGAAGCCAGACCTGAAACTGGGCTTCATCAAACTCACCGATATGGCACCCCTGGCGGTTGCCTGGGAGCAAGGCTACTTCCTGGACGAAGGCCTGTTCGTGGAACTGGAAGCCCAGGCCAACTGGAAAGTGCTGCTGGACCGGGTGATCACCGGCGAGCTGGACGGTGCCCACATGCTGGCCGGCCAGCCTCTGGGCGCGTTCATTGGCTATGGCACTCAGGCCAACATCATTACCGCCTTCAGCATGGACCTCAACGGCAACGCGATTACCGTGTCCAACGCGGTGTGGGACACCATGAAGCCCCACCTGGACATGGATGGCGACAAACCCGCCCACCCGATCTCCGCGAGCGCACTGAAACCGGCGGTGGAGCAATCCCTGAGCAAAGGCGAGCGGTTCCGGATGGGCATGGTGTTCCCGGTGTCCACCCATAACTACGAACTCCGCTACTGGCTGGCGGCCGGTGGCCTGAATCCCGGCTTCTACGCCCCACAACGGGGTGATACCAGTGGCACCTTGCAGGCCGATGTTCATCTGTCCGTTACCCCGCCGCCGCAAATGCCGGCGACCATGGAAGCCGGCACCATTCAGGGCTACTGCGTGGGCGAACCCTGGAACCAGCAGGCGGTATTCAAGGGGATTGGCGTGCCGGTTATAACCGATTATGAGATCTGGCCAAACAACCCTGAGAAAGTCTTTGGTGTGACCGAGACCTGGGCAGAGAAGCATCCCAATACCCACCTTCGGTTGTTACGGGCACTGATCCGCGCGGCTTACTGGCTGGATGAAAACGACAACGCAAATCGCCAGGAAGCGGTAGAGCTGCTTTCACGCTCCAGCTACGTGGGCGCAGACAAAAACGTGATCGCCAACTCTATGACCGGCACGTTCGAATACGAGAAAGGGGATGTGCGGGAGGTTCCGGACTTCAACGTGTTCTTCCGCTATCACGCCACTTACCCCTATCCCTCGGATGCCATCTGGTACCTGACCCAGATGCGCCGGTGGGGCCAGATTCCGGACGCCAAGCCGGATGACTGGTACATGCAGACCGCAGCCAGGGTATACCGGGGTGATCTGTATGCTCAGGCCGCACAGTCACTGATCGATGATGGCGTGATGAATGCCAGTGACTTCCCGGACTTTGACGCCGAGAACTTTGAACGCCCCTACCAGGGCGAGCTGATTGACGGTGTGCCTTTCACTCCTCGCGAACCGAACGCTTACATAGACCGCTTTGAGATCGGGCTGAAAGGCACCGAGACACCGTAA
- a CDS encoding NAD(P)/FAD-dependent oxidoreductase — MEHTQTPALVICGHGMVAQRLLEQLVATGHPFSRIVVFNGEPFAAYNRIQLSSLLANQVRESELELKPRSWFRQHKIEVYNREPVTAIEPHQRRVTTASGRTLAYHTLVLATGASPSRLGLPGEDLDGVMTFRDLTDTRTLIHRAQTHRRAVVIGGGFLGLEAAEGLRARGMDVTVLHRSGHLLNRQLNPAAGELLKHQLQQRGLTVLTGTEPTALLGKNQVQAVQLSDGTVLATDLVVLATGIHPNKALAEAAGLACDRGIQVDSQMTTSNPHIHALGECCQFQEHTFGLVEPGYEQAAVLARHLCQVSGSPGFTPGEIATRLKISDLPIFSCGPITPGPHTETIEWQDYAQAVYGQLLVEHNRLTGAILLGDTGSGPWYSELIRSGTDISRYRDTIAFGKPYCDAAA, encoded by the coding sequence ATGGAACACACACAGACCCCTGCGCTGGTGATCTGCGGCCATGGCATGGTTGCGCAGCGATTGCTGGAGCAACTGGTGGCCACAGGGCACCCGTTCAGCCGCATCGTGGTGTTCAACGGTGAGCCTTTCGCTGCCTATAACCGAATCCAGCTGTCGTCCTTGCTGGCGAATCAGGTCCGGGAGTCGGAGCTGGAACTGAAACCCCGGTCCTGGTTCCGCCAGCACAAAATCGAGGTCTATAACCGTGAGCCGGTCACGGCCATCGAACCGCATCAGCGCCGGGTGACGACCGCCAGCGGGCGCACGCTGGCTTACCACACCCTTGTGTTGGCCACTGGCGCCAGTCCTTCACGTCTTGGCCTGCCCGGTGAGGATCTGGATGGCGTGATGACCTTCCGGGATCTGACCGATACCCGCACCCTGATTCACCGGGCGCAGACACATCGCCGTGCGGTCGTCATCGGCGGCGGTTTTCTTGGCCTGGAAGCGGCCGAGGGGCTCAGGGCCCGGGGCATGGACGTCACGGTTCTGCATCGCAGCGGTCACCTGCTGAACCGACAGCTCAATCCAGCTGCCGGCGAATTACTGAAGCACCAGTTACAGCAACGGGGCCTCACCGTTCTGACCGGTACAGAGCCGACAGCGCTGCTGGGCAAAAACCAGGTCCAGGCGGTACAGCTCAGCGACGGCACCGTGCTGGCGACGGACCTGGTGGTGCTGGCAACCGGTATTCATCCGAACAAAGCACTGGCAGAAGCCGCCGGCCTGGCCTGCGACCGGGGAATACAGGTGGATTCGCAGATGACCACTTCCAATCCTCATATCCACGCCCTTGGTGAATGCTGCCAGTTTCAGGAACACACGTTTGGCCTGGTGGAGCCCGGGTACGAGCAGGCGGCCGTGTTGGCCCGGCATCTCTGCCAGGTGTCCGGAAGCCCGGGTTTCACACCGGGAGAAATCGCCACCCGCCTGAAAATCAGCGACCTCCCCATTTTTTCCTGCGGGCCGATCACTCCGGGCCCGCACACCGAAACCATTGAGTGGCAGGACTACGCCCAAGCGGTCTACGGCCAACTGCTGGTGGAACACAACCGCCTGACCGGCGCCATTCTACTCGGAGACACCGGCAGCGGCCCCTGGTACAGCGAGTTGATTCGTTCAGGCACGGATATCTCCCGCTACCGGGACACCATCGCTTTCGGCAAACCCTATTGCGACGCAGCGGCCTGA